The nucleotide sequence CTCATGAAACAAACACATTATTTCAACAGAAGTTCAGCGACGTTATTCGTATTCCTATTCTTGACCGAGGCAATTCTGCTGCATCAACTGaataagggcatgtttagtacctaaacaaaatttttcacgctatcacatcgaatgtttagacacatgcatggagtattaaatgtagaaagaAAATCAATTATATAGTTCGccaggaaattgcgagacgaattttttaagcctaattacgccatgatttgataatgtgatgctacagtaaacatttgctaatgatggattaattaggcttaataaatttgtctcacggTTTTCTGGCAgaatttgtaatttattttgttattagactgtgtttaatatttcaaatgtgtgtccgtatatccagTGTGACACGCCAGGAATTATCGTTCACGAAATAAACCGGCCCTAAGTGCGGCTGTAcatagcagcagctgcagcgaTCGTGTTGTCTTTTGTGTAGTGGGTACTGTTGCTGCAGCTCAAGCAGCCATATGAGCCGAACAAATGGACGCGCAGAAGCTTTTGGACTCCTTTTGATCCATCCACTCCAGTTGGCCTAATGGCAACTGGTACATAACTACCTACCTATGTATGATCCACAAATCCTGAAAACAACATGGCCACTTGCTCATCGGTAGCTGTTACATTTGCCTACTTGGATGGATACCACTACCGCTGCTGCTGCAATTAGCAACATCTTCCATGAAGATCAATTCCACGCAGTCCTTGCCGCACGCTGCTCCGACAGATGAACTGGGTTCTGCACTGGTGCAGCAAAAACAGAAACGTGATGAGCAGTTGAGCACCATGATCCTGTCTGCAGAAACCACACCCATGAACAGAATTGAACCTCATCTCAGACTCAAAAGATCTTCGTGCTAGCTGTATCAAAATTTGGGAGGTACAACGAACAACTCTTGATCCATGTACATGTGATGcgacatacatacatatacagcCGAAACAACTTACAACTAGCTAGAGGCAAAAGGGAGCTAAAATGTTGGGATCTCATCAGGGAAGTCAACCGTATCAGAGGCATTCAGGCTCATGTGAGAAGCAAGCAGCAAGCTGGAGAGATTGACCGCATCTGCAGTGTCAACTACTTAACTAACATTTATTCCAGGCTAGCTAGTGAGATGCTGATATGCTGGTCTTTCTGTAGATGTTGTTGCATCAATCATGTGTGCGCAGCATAGCTTTGGTCGGTCAGAAAATTGCGTCATCCTTTTCGTCAGCGCTTTCACCACTTGCATGAGCGATCGATGTCCAGGTTCAGTTATCTACAACGCACTGGTCAACCTGGAACCACGCAAAATCCAAATCAGTTTATTGCAGTATAAAAGAACTGAATTAACAACGAAAACTCTAAATCAGTTTATCAGTGGAAAAGAACTGAACAATGCCAAACCCTGAATCAATTGTATATTCATCCCTAGTAAAGAAATggactgaaagtctgaaactctTGGCAGTGAGAAAGAACTCAAGAAGTCAAAGTTTCAGTCTGATCAGTTAGTGGTTAGTGAACTTAGTGCGATTACTCGGTTGTTCTTAATTGGTTCTCTATATGGATTAGTTTGATCATattgcagatttttttttccagacaAAGGAAACTATGCTACTGCATGCACTATTCTGTATTTACCAATCTGATCGAATTGGAGTTAATCCTCCTCACCTGCAATTGTTTCTGTCACGCGTTTGAGCTCAAGCCTCTCGCCTCACAAGCTCGCATCACTCTCATCCTCTTACACGAAGACACGAACATCCTGCAATTCAAGATGCATCAGGTTGAGATTTCCACGTTTACCTTTAGTTTTTGCATTCGCATAATTTTGAAACGATGATGAACAGTGCAATGACGCAGTTTCAGTAATGTATAAAAAAAGCGATGCGGTTTCAGCGGTGCTTACTCCCAGGGCACGTCGCCGACGAGCAtccagtcgccgtcgccgtcctcgtacACGACGGCGTGCTCCCACTCGCCGTACCCGTCCATCAGTCCTGCTCGATCACCGTACACAAAACATTATTAACCGCCATTACTGATCAATGTTTGGCAGATTACTCTTGCATATACAGCGAGGTGAAACTAGCAGCTCACCAATGGTGGAGCAGTAGAACATGTCGTTGAGCGCCTCGACGAGCtcgaggtagtcgccgtacgcCGCGACGTCCACCTTCCTCAGGTACGGCGTCCCGTCCATGCTCACCTTCACGAAGTACGCTGCCTGAATCCTAAACCGAACAACGAAACCCATCCATCAGAGGAGACGCGACATTGATCGATCATCACAAAACCATTAGCCGTGTAAGAACACTAGAAATTACatcgaggacgacggcggcggatggcCGTTCTTCCTGCCGCGCCTGGCCCTGCGAGCGCTGGCTCCGGGAGGCCCCAGCGTCAGCTCGGTGAgctccacgccgtcgtcgccgtagcTCGCCATGACCCAACACCGTGTCGCCGCCGCTGACCTCGACGAAGAAGACGCTGATGGTGGCGAGCTGTGGGCTGCACAGAgcgagctatatatatataccgttGGTGCAagcgcggaggcggcagcggagtGGGATCCTCTGCGGGCGAGCGGGGGTGTCAGCGTGtcaggcggcgagggcgaggcgggagCAGAGGATCCGGaggtggtggggggggggggggtgcagcGGCTGGGACAGGCGGCGCATCGGCGGTTGGGCCGGTTGGGTTGGCACCGGAGGCTGCCGGCGAGGGGGATGGCACCGTGTCGCCGTGGGACCCGACCGGCGGGGCGCCAGGTGGACGCCCTGGTCTCCTGCGTCGTGGCTGCCTTGCGCGGGGAATCAGGTGTGACCGTCTTATAATCTGTGGCCGCCACTACTGTTCAATGTGCATTCTGCAAGTCAATAGTACTCCTAGACAAGTGAATCTTGTTCTGGTGGACGTAGCAAACTTGAATTGCAAATCTAAGCGAATAGAACAATATGGGATACTTGCAAGTACGACTAGTATAATACATCAtctgttcttaaaaaaaaatact is from Oryza sativa Japonica Group chromosome 9, ASM3414082v1 and encodes:
- the LOC4347643 gene encoding auxin-responsive protein IAA26 → MASYGDDGVELTELTLGPPGASARRARRGRKNGHPPPSSSMIQAAYFVKVSMDGTPYLRKVDVAAYGDYLELVEALNDMFYCSTIGLMDGYGEWEHAVVYEDGDGDWMLVGDVPWEMFVSSCKRMRVMRACEARGLSSNA